A genomic region of Cannabis sativa cultivar Pink pepper isolate KNU-18-1 chromosome 1, ASM2916894v1, whole genome shotgun sequence contains the following coding sequences:
- the LOC115707289 gene encoding uncharacterized protein LOC115707289, with product MPENGHSFVAWEEHILCHERGNRVVHYYMKAESGDLILAVIGTERSIRHMMYVVSDEFVEAYGSKGSVNASTKWRARREVVEWLTSLVSRQLPAEFTNSPPNDSTLAPLAHRTVLSNQMILRKFKVQYSEIKWSGNAWICAKQLKHYPAFSRNGNTIAVHSFVFIMASDYPHYLGYLEDMYEDRKGQKKVKVRWFHHYQEVKDLIPHLNPHPREVFITPHVQVISAECVDGPATVLTPKHYEKCVDIVTQDLLSGLRMCFRQLKNQILRPFALAKLHGYSNQAILSSLDIDTVPKKKIKFSKLCGGDQDEFPHDDHVRVGSKRSRNYKPEQGLENGTLGSKSSGPRNQTTNCEPKYPKLKFRLKKPTGVKTVGFEVQPPTSFSVDERIEVLCQDSGLRGCWFQCKILQISQKLLKVQYDDVKDADGIGKLEEWVHAYRVASLDKLGMRCRGRLTIRPCPPKDSTEIMFEVGTPVDACWSDGWWEGVVTGVDVFGPNTVQVFLPGEGKLLTIQKKKIRASKDWDGCSWVSIKPRPDILLCIPENICPSITTKVSKGTTELSGSEIHCIPKHEAFDGPDGKGLHDLTESVELVKSFADSNSISCPLGNDKIDTNHFSANNHADFGNEGESGLGKVLCHPIFEKSEAGVAENMEVVSS from the exons ATGCCTGAGAACGGTCACAGTTTCGTGGCGTGGGAAGAGCACATTCTATGCCATGAGCGTGGTAATCGTGTTGTTCATTATTACATGAAGGCGGAGTCAGGGGATTTGATTCTCGCTGTTATAGGGACTGAGAGGAGTATAAGGCACATGATGTATGTTGTCTCGGACGAGTTTGTAGAGGCTTATGGGTCCAAAGGGTCCGTCAATGCCAGCACCAAGTGGCGAGCCAGAAGAGAAGTTGTAGAGTGGCTTACATCCTTGGTCTCCAGGCAGCTTCCAGCAGAGTTCACAA ATTCACCCCCGAATGACTCAACACTGGCCCCGTTGGCTCATCGAACTGTCTTGTCTAATCAGAtg ATTTTGAGaaaattcaaagttcaatattcaGAAATCAAATGGTCAGGCAATGCTTGGATCTGTGCCAAACAGCTCAAGCACTACCCAGCTTTTTCCAGGAATGGAAATACTATAGCA GTCCATTCCTTTGTATTTATAATGGCTTCAGACTACCCTCACTACCTTGGTTACTTGGAAGATATGTATGAAGATAGGAAAGGGCAGAAAAAGGTAAAGGTACGGTGGTTTCACCATTATCAGGAAGTCAAGGATTTAATCCCCCACTTAAATCCACATCCTAGAGAAGTCTTCATCACACCTCATGTCCAAGTGATCAGTGCAGAGTGTGTTGATGGTCCTGCAACTGTTTTGACACCTAAGCATTATGAGAAATGTGTAGATATTGTCACACAGGATTTACTATCTGGACTTCGAATGTGCTTTAGACAGTTGAAAAACCAAATTCTTAGACCTTTTGCTCTTGCTAAATTACACGGGTACTCTAATCAAGCAATTCTTTCCTCCCTAGATATCGATACTGTTCCCAAGAAGAAAATCAAGTTCTCTAAGTTGTGTGGTGGAGATCAGGATGAATTTCCCCATGATGATCATGTGAGGGTTGGTTCCAAGAGGAGTAGAAATTACAAACCTGAGCAAGGACTGGAAAATGGTACTCTTGGTTCTAAAAGTTCTGGTCCCAGGAATCAGACAACAAACTGTGAACCAAAATACCCAAAGTTGAAATTTAGGTTGAAGAAGCCAACAGGTGTGAAAACTGTTGGATTTGAAGTTCAGCCTCCTACATCCTTTTCGGTTGATGAGAGAATAGAGGTGCTCTGTCAAGATAGTGGCTTACGAGGCTGCTGGTTCCAGTGTAAGATATTGCAGATATCTCAGAAACTTCTGAAAGTTCAGTATGATGATGTTAAGGATGCAGATGGCATAGGCAAATTAGAG GAGTGGGTACATGCATATAGAGTGGCTTCTCTTGATAAACTGGGTATGAGATGTAGAGGGCGCTTGACAATTCGACCGTGCCCTCCCAAGGATTCAACAGAGATTATGTTTGAAGTTGGAACACCAGTGGATGCATGTTGGAGTGATGGTTGGTGGGAAGGTGTTGTTACTGGAGTTGACGTTTTTGGACCCAATACGGTGCAAGTTTTTCTTCCTG GTGAAGGGAAGCTTTTGACTATCCAGAAAAAGAAGATTAGGGCTTCCAAAGATTGGGATGGATGCAGTTGGGTTAGTATAAAGCCAAGGCCTGACATACTCTTATGTATACCTGAAAATATCTGTCCCAGTATTACTACAAAGGTCTCAAAGGGTACAACAGAGTTATCTGGGTCTGAAATTCATTGCATTCCTAAGCATGAAGCTTTTGACGGTCCAGATGGAAAAGGATTGCATGACTTAACCGAGTCTGTTGAGCTTGTAAAAAGTTTCGCCGATTCCAATTCAATAAGTTGTCCTTTGGGAAATGATAAGATTGATACTAATCATTTTAGTGCTAATAACCATGCTGATTTTGGGAATGAAGGTGAATCAGGTTTGGGGAAAGTTCTTTGTCATCCTATTTTTGAGAAAAGTGAAGCAGGTGTAGCAGAAAATATGGAAGTGGTCTCTTCTTAG
- the LOC115703632 gene encoding LOW QUALITY PROTEIN: protein NODULATION SIGNALING PATHWAY 1 (The sequence of the model RefSeq protein was modified relative to this genomic sequence to represent the inferred CDS: substituted 1 base at 1 genomic stop codon), whose product MTSXEEPKTNHTSDQIMDWLEDSVSFLPSFLDDPYQSAEISGYPWWDERQDIIGHDLLHTINTSVYSPPTTATVTATATIITTTTSPPDSTISNLLPLPNSSKKRKTADGPIPKTSQNHHNPRKNQGRQTNQVEDGDTAVEEVVAVRKTVGNKRNSGKGAGNNNCNNKEGRWAEQLLNPCATAITEGNCMRVQHLLYVLHELASLTGDANHRLAFHGLRALTHHLSSSPSVSAPAAGCVTFSTAEPRFFQKSLIKFSEVSPWFAFPNNITNSCILQLLNEENDRTRSLHILDIGVSHGIQWPILLEALSRRLGGPPPLVRITIIAGTDQNNDTAFSKGPPGDNFSTRLLIYAKSININLEINRLDNQPLQNLNAQIINSSEDETLIICAQFRLHHLNHNTPNERTEFLKTLRKMEPKGIILSENNTECSCSNCGNFACGFSRKVEYLWRFLESTSSAFKGRESEERRLMEGEAAKGLTNRGEMNEGKEKWCERMRGAGFMGESFGEEAIDGGRALLRKYDSNWEMRVEEKDGFVGLWWKGQPVSFCSLWKLNHQPTPT is encoded by the coding sequence ATGACAAGTTAAGAAGAGCCCAAGACAAACCACACCTCAGATCAAATCATGGACTGGCTTGAAGATTCAGTTTCCTTCCTTCCCTCTTTCTTAGATGATCCATATCAATCTGCTGAGATCAGTGGCTATCCATGGTGGGATGAAAGACAAGATATTATTGGCCACGATCTACTTCATACCATAAACACTTCCGTTTATAGCCCTCCCACCACTGCAACTGTAACTGCCACTGCCACTATCATCACCACCACCACTAGCCCTCCTGATTCCACCATTTCCAATCTCCTTCCTCTTCCCAATTCCTCAAAAAAACGAAAAACAGCTGATGGCCCAATTCCTAAAACGTCTCAAAACCATCATAATCCGCGAAAAAACCAAGGCCGGCAGACAAACCAGGTTGAGGATGGAGACACAGCTGTTGAAGAAGTGGTTGCAGTAAGGAAAACAGTTGGGAACAAGAGGAATTCAGGTAAGGGTGCGGGAAATAATAACTGTAATAACAAGGAAGGTAGATGGGCAGAGCAGCTGCTCAATCCTTGTGCCACTGCAATCACTGAAGGAAATTGCATGCGCGTACAACACCTTCTTTATGTTCTACACGAGCTTGCTTCTCTCACAGGAGATGCCAACCATAGGCTCGCGTTTCACGGCCTGCGGGCACTGACTCACCACTTATCCTCCTCCCCTTCTGTCTCAGCCCCGGCGGCGGGGTGTGTTACCTTCTCTACAGCAGAACCGCGATTCTTTCAGAAATCTCTGATCAAATTTTCAGAGGTTAGTCCTTGGTTTGCCTTCCCTAACAACATTACAAACTCTTGTATCCTCCAACTTCTCAATGAGGAAAATGATCGAACACGTAGTCTGCACATTCTTGATATTGGGGTTTCACATGGGATTCAATGGCCAATACTTCTGGAAGCCTTGTCCCGAAGATTAGGTGGTCCTCCTCCGCTTGTTCGCATTACAATAATCGCCGGCACTGACCAAAATAACGACACGGCATTCTCAAAAGGTCCACCAGGTGACAATTTCTCAACTCGGCTTCTCATTTATGCAAAATCcatcaacataaatttagaGATCAACCGATTGGACAATCAACCATTACAGAATCTAAATGCCCAGATCATAAACTCCTCAGAGGACGAGACTCTAATCATCTGTGCCCAATTCAGACTCCACCACCTAAACCACAACACCCCAAATGAGAGAACAGAGTTTTTGAAAACATTAAGAAAAATGGAGCCCAAAGGTATTATACTAAGCGAGAACAACACGGAATGTAGCTGCAGTAACTGCGGAAACTTCGCCTGCGGGTTTTCTCGGAAAGTGGAGTACTTATGGCGGTTTCTGGAGTCGACCAGCAGCGCATTCAAAGGGCGAGAGAGCGAGGAGAGAAGATTAATGGAAGGAGAAGCTGCGAAGGGTTTGACAAACAGGGGTGAGATGAATGAAGGGAAAGAGAAATGGTGTGAGAGAATGAGAGGAGCGGGGTTTATGGGAGAGAGTTTTGGAGAGGAAGCCATTGATGGAGGTAGAGCTCTTCTGAGAAAGTACGACAGTAATTGGGAAATGAGAGTGGAAGAGAAAGATGGGTTTGTGGGGTTATGGTGGAAAGGTCAGCCAGTTTCGTTTTGTTCGTTGTGGAAGTTAAACCACCAACCAACTCCCacttag
- the LOC133034733 gene encoding uncharacterized protein LOC133034733, which translates to MAPRLIIPAPEHFTGRVTYRGTGIFAKIKARFEEFNLNNTAKESRFGSFWNAVPLTFSSVLFHQLMLHKMKVDAQEELRMRFYVGRKEVRFGVLEFALITGLDFSSGPTEEEKAAQVARSGSDRLINKYFNRSDSVKTEALQLQFTNCQNPEDLYKLGLCLFVESVLLGREANALITPHIIRYVEDLEFFFRIPWGKHSFARLMHSLQKDMLKQKANYEKKLSSDVQHECKYTAYGFAPAVQYWAYEAILEVGKRYGTNHGIRFPRMLSWTSKGDIGKKDVSALFSRRNLEVVKGLLPRTEEEAFVRTISYDGVENLVDDAVDDTEAEAGSQVPETQVPDTQERDTQVPIFGTFLSSARRPQSRSIYPTTTASPPVEEDEVFPDDYDPYEGAPATPIEAQPLIHVHDTESQGEILSIEAQPAVVKSRKRKRKPPVWFGDYTEMKRRHRPSSTFDPLEPPDEKLLTTFRKWCVGLIPNHRLRDLRSGDYGPGFFWIMLTPKEWLTDDHIDAAMHMLRRRRTDYPLTFPQKGIILSTFVTAMISSAWTSHKGPRKNFKWEEYILDYCTGFHKSQVFERWRGNEFIYFVLHLPTARHWVTVEVDIELWKINVYDCDSSVCHWTAMEPILKVWSELLPSLILATGEFPHNNQIMSLANGDITVLPKMHASRATHDLVPKSATSGDCGVYCIEYVEHLMMQRGLTDVTPDRIAMFRQRWCVDLFYQNVG; encoded by the exons atggctcccagactcattattccagcacccgagcatttcactggccgcgtcacatataggggcactggaatttttgccaaaattaaagctcggtttgaggagttcaaccttaacaacacggcgaaggaaagccgtttcgggagcttctggaatgccgtaccactgacattctcctcggtgttatttcaccagctgatgctccacaaaatgaaagtggatgctcaggaggagttgaggatgaggttttatgttggtcggaaggaggtccgattcggggtgctggagtttgcactcattacgggtttggacttctcctcggggccaacagaagaggagaaggctgcgcaggtcgcgcgctcggggtcagaccgactgatcaacaaatatttcaaccgGTCTGATAGTGTGAAGACAGAAGCACTCCAACTTCAGTTCACAAACTGCCAGAAcccggaagacttgtacaagctcggcttgtgcttgtttgtggagtcagtGCTTCTGGGCCGCGAGGCCAACGCGCTGATCACGCCTCACATCATTAGATATGTGGAAgacctcgagttcttcttccggattccttgggggaagcactcattcgccagactcatgcactcgcttcagaaagacatgttgaaacagaaggccaactacgagaagaagctgagttcggatgttcagcacgagtgcaaatacacagcatatggcttcgcacctgcagtccaatattgggcgtacgaggccattttggaggttggcaagaggtatggcacgaaccacgggattcggttccccaggatgcttagctggacgagcaaaggcgatattgggaagaaagacgtcagcgcattattttctagacgg aatctggaagtggtgaaggggctccttccacggacagaggaggaggcatttgtgaggacaatttcttacgatggtgtggagAACCTGGTTGATGATGCTGTGGATGACACAGAGGCTGAGGCAGGTAGTCAGGTACCAGAGACTCAGGTCCCAGACACTCAGGAAAGAGACACTCAGGTACCaatttttggaacttttttat CTTCGGCACGGAGGCCCCAAAGCAGATCCATCTACCCCACCACCACCGCTTCACCCCCGGTAGAAGAGGATGAGGTCTTCCCCGACGATTACGATCCTTATGAGGGAGCTCCAGCGACTCCGATCGAGGCACAACCTCttatccatgtacatgacaccgagtcgcagggtgagattctgtccatagaggcacaacctgcagtggttaagagtcggaagaggaagagaaagcctcctgtatggttcggtgactatacggagatgaagaggagacataggccatcttcgacttttgatcccctggagccaccggacgagaaattgttaaccactttccgaaagtggtgtgttggactcattccgaaccaccgacttcgggatttgagaagtggtgattacggtccaggattcttttggataatgctcacaccaaaggaatggcttacagatgac CATATAGATGCAGCAATGCATATGCTGAGGAGGCGACGCACCGACTATCCACTGACATTTCCTCAGAAGGGTATCATTCTCTCCACATTCGTGACCGCCATGATCAGCAGTGCATGGACGAGCCACAAGGGTCCGAGGAAAAACTTTAAATGGGAGGAATATATCCTGGACTACTGCACAGGGTTtcataag tcccaagtctttgagagatggaggggtaacgagtttatttacttcgttctgCACCTTCCCACGGCAAGACACTGGGTCACAGTTGAAGTGGACATAGAgctgtggaaaattaatgtctacGACTGTGATTCTAGCGTCTGTCATTGGACCGCCATGGAACCCATCTTGAAGGTTTGGTCAGAACTGCTGCCCTCGCTAATCCTTGCAACCGGGGAATTTCCACATAACAACCAGATCATGTCGTTAGCTAACGGTGACATCACGGTGCTTCCAAAAATGCACGCGAGTCGAGCCACTCACGACTTAGTTCCGAAGTCAGCAACCAG tggtgattgtggcgtgtattgcattgagtatgtggagcatctcatgatgcaGCGTGGATTGACCGATGTGACGCCAGACCGGATAGCCATGTTTCGTCAACGGTGGTGTgtcgatttattttaccaaaatgtcggctga